In Candidatus Nitrosarchaeum limnium SFB1, the following proteins share a genomic window:
- a CDS encoding hypothetical protein (hypothetical protein Nmar_0736) yields the protein MNIHQREPLKFVLYLDGKKYSFSDVMIVNSPTPVNSPTTRGGVYFSDTFAYKIKGTISDLSIIPLLSKTMLGPNTEFREIKITTTIHSDEKETHLTLFTNLTNSVQSSSKIELNMILVKLTSD from the coding sequence ATGAACATACATCAGAGAGAACCTCTCAAATTTGTTCTTTATCTTGATGGTAAGAAATATTCCTTTTCTGATGTTATGATTGTAAACTCTCCTACTCCTGTCAATTCTCCTACTACTCGAGGTGGCGTCTATTTTTCGGATACTTTTGCATACAAGATTAAAGGAACAATTAGTGATCTATCTATAATTCCATTATTATCAAAAACCATGTTGGGTCCAAATACTGAATTTAGAGAAATTAAAATTACTACAACTATACATAGTGATGAAAAAGAAACTCATTTGACATTGTTTACAAATTTAACTAATAGTGTTCAAAGTTCATCAAAAATTGAATTAAATATGATTTTGGTAAAATTAACGTCTGATTAA
- a CDS encoding heat shock protein DnaJ domain-containing protein, with amino-acid sequence MKSLSIVILGAIMLSTIQVVSGQTNDQKTLEMELIVTDEQKIILFGSFALAVIGIFVYLARDIILRKKTSYDSKEFDSKNDKTYEKYHSDWSDDYEEFGTRSKSKENKEFKEAFQNSALPDYYKTLEISQEATQDEIKNKYRELAKKIHPDKNKDDKSEEIMVKINKAYEVLSNEELRKKYDAYYDKN; translated from the coding sequence ATGAAAAGTCTCAGCATTGTCATATTAGGGGCAATTATGTTAAGTACCATTCAAGTTGTGTCTGGGCAAACAAATGATCAAAAAACATTAGAGATGGAATTAATTGTAACAGATGAACAAAAAATTATTTTATTTGGAAGTTTTGCCTTAGCAGTTATAGGCATTTTTGTATATCTTGCACGAGACATCATACTTAGGAAAAAAACATCATATGATTCTAAAGAGTTTGATTCAAAAAATGATAAAACATATGAAAAATATCATTCTGACTGGTCAGATGATTATGAAGAATTTGGGACAAGAAGTAAATCTAAAGAAAATAAGGAATTCAAAGAGGCGTTTCAAAACTCAGCGCTACCAGATTACTATAAAACATTAGAGATTTCACAAGAGGCAACACAAGATGAGATAAAAAATAAGTACAGGGAGCTTGCAAAGAAGATACACCCAGATAAAAATAAAGACGATAAATCAGAAGAGATCATGGTTAAGATCAATAAGGCATACGAGGTATTATCAAACGAAGAGTTGAGGAAAAAATATGATGCATATTATGATAAAAATTAA
- a CDS encoding AsnC family transcription regulator has translation MVMMNLDKTDERILKNLMVDARLSARQLALKLGISTVTVLSRIKKLEKEKIIKGYTALIDHEKLGYNLTAIIEIIAKKDKIIDIEAELSKLENVCGVYDITGNTDTLVIAKFKSRNELSEFVKGIASIQNIENTITHVVLNTAKEDFRLT, from the coding sequence ATGGTAATGATGAATTTAGATAAAACAGATGAAAGGATTCTTAAAAATTTAATGGTGGATGCACGATTATCTGCAAGACAACTAGCGTTAAAACTTGGGATTTCAACAGTTACTGTATTATCAAGAATAAAAAAATTGGAAAAAGAGAAAATAATCAAAGGATACACAGCATTAATTGATCATGAAAAATTAGGGTACAATCTAACAGCAATAATTGAAATAATTGCAAAAAAAGATAAAATTATAGATATAGAGGCTGAGCTATCAAAATTAGAAAATGTATGTGGTGTTTACGACATTACAGGAAATACAGATACTCTAGTTATTGCAAAATTCAAATCTCGCAACGAATTAAGTGAGTTTGTAAAAGGGATAGCATCAATTCAAAACATAGAAAATACAATAACACATGTGGTGTTAAATACTGCTAAAGAAGATTTTAGATTAACATAA
- a CDS encoding TPR repeat-containing protein: MDRITELVFKGKNFLDSSNFEDALACFEQALLLNQNDPELWNLKAVSLRSLGRYEEAVECFNKSLGIDPRDRNAS, encoded by the coding sequence ATGGACAGAATTACAGAGTTAGTTTTTAAAGGTAAAAATTTCTTAGACTCTTCAAATTTTGAAGATGCATTGGCATGCTTTGAACAAGCATTACTCTTGAATCAAAATGATCCTGAACTGTGGAATTTGAAGGCTGTATCATTACGTAGTTTGGGTAGATATGAGGAAGCGGTGGAATGCTTTAACAAATCATTGGGCATCGATCCAAGAGATAGAAATGCATCATAG